Proteins from a genomic interval of Kitasatospora kifunensis:
- a CDS encoding catalase family protein, whose amino-acid sequence MAAQFVRYTPDVEDDDPHFDQNLQTVIEKTESYIAESVKAGGTGRALRDAHAKGYGLVRGQVEILDGLPSEYAQGIYANPGTHDALIRFSNGSPHAGADARLGSATGLALKIFDINGPTLLEDEPDTGTFDYANINAPIFFCNTVEHYLFIQELFLNAPAYFSQGRPGAHRFFTEFVTGKGTLDQDNWAWDEFLAFLRLSKIPPVNVLLSSYWTMGAVRHGDYIAKVRITPDPHFAAAVVRRAIDPTSAPEVFRPALQAELQERPYAFDIQVQLCTDLERMPVEDTTVEWPEQLSPAVTVAKLRLPQQDISGPENLEKMDSLSFTPWRVTAEHAPLGNIMRARKEVYRRSSIARHKLNQQPRTEPRSADEVLGA is encoded by the coding sequence ATGGCAGCACAGTTCGTCCGCTACACGCCGGATGTCGAAGACGATGACCCGCACTTCGACCAGAACCTGCAGACGGTGATCGAAAAGACCGAGAGCTACATCGCCGAGTCAGTCAAGGCGGGCGGCACCGGCCGGGCCCTGCGCGACGCCCACGCCAAGGGCTACGGGCTCGTCCGAGGGCAGGTGGAGATCCTGGACGGCCTTCCCTCCGAGTACGCCCAAGGCATCTACGCGAATCCGGGAACCCACGACGCACTCATCCGCTTCTCCAACGGTTCACCCCACGCCGGAGCCGACGCACGACTGGGCAGCGCCACCGGGCTGGCGCTGAAGATCTTCGACATCAACGGCCCGACCCTGCTGGAAGACGAACCGGACACGGGCACATTCGACTACGCCAACATCAACGCACCGATCTTCTTCTGCAATACGGTCGAGCACTACCTGTTCATCCAGGAACTGTTCCTGAACGCGCCGGCCTACTTCTCCCAGGGGCGACCCGGCGCACATCGTTTCTTTACCGAGTTCGTGACCGGAAAGGGAACCCTGGACCAGGACAACTGGGCGTGGGACGAGTTCCTGGCCTTTCTGCGCCTGTCCAAGATCCCCCCGGTCAACGTACTGCTGTCGAGCTACTGGACGATGGGCGCGGTCAGGCACGGGGACTACATCGCCAAGGTGCGCATCACTCCCGACCCGCACTTCGCCGCTGCGGTGGTCCGCCGCGCCATCGACCCGACCTCCGCGCCGGAGGTCTTCCGACCTGCCCTGCAAGCCGAGTTGCAGGAGCGCCCCTACGCCTTCGACATCCAGGTTCAGCTCTGCACCGACCTGGAGCGGATGCCGGTGGAGGACACCACCGTGGAGTGGCCCGAGCAGCTCTCGCCGGCCGTCACCGTGGCCAAGCTGCGGCTGCCACAGCAGGACATCTCCGGCCCGGAAAACCTGGAGAAGATGGACTCACTGTCCTTCACCCCCTGGCGGGTCACCGCCGAGCACGCACCCCTGGGCAACATCATGCGTGCCCGCAAGGAGGTCTACCGGCGATCCTCCATCGCGCGCCACAAGCTCAACCAACAGCCGCGCACCGAGCCCCGCAGCGCCGACGAGGTCCTTGGTGCTTGA
- a CDS encoding Dyp-type peroxidase, with amino-acid sequence MSTAGSSSAADVGVEIDDVQSGALRPRPVPYEGKFIFLRVDDRHAGRALLRRLLPLTSGGLPRVDPNQDAWVTVAFTHQGLRALGVPQESLDSFPRAFREGMSARAELIGDVGESGPAHWEAPFGTGDVHIALSALSSDAAQLDRELERARVAYEDTPGVQVIWQQEVHQLPTGRTTFGFRDGISHPNIEGVGLPGSNPQEVPIKAGEFILGYADETGSLPPMPSPDVLGRNGTYVAVRKVHTNVAAWRRYLRANTSSAEEEALLAAKMVGRWPSGAPLTLTPEHDDPELGADPHRNNNFLYRENDDRGFRCPAGAHIRRNNPRDATIIGDARMHRLIRRGTTYGPPLPEGVLEDDGADRGLVGVFIGAHLERQFEFIKAEWVNDGNFIGYPGEKDPVAGHHGGTGTATIPEKPIRRRLKNLPSFVVTRGGEYCFLPGLRALRWLAELKD; translated from the coding sequence ATGAGCACGGCGGGCAGCAGCAGCGCAGCCGACGTGGGCGTCGAGATCGACGACGTCCAGAGCGGGGCACTGCGTCCACGGCCAGTTCCGTACGAGGGGAAGTTCATCTTCCTGCGCGTCGACGACCGCCACGCCGGGCGCGCTCTGCTGCGGCGGCTGCTCCCGTTGACCTCGGGTGGTCTGCCCAGAGTGGACCCGAACCAGGATGCCTGGGTGACGGTGGCGTTCACCCACCAGGGACTGAGGGCCCTGGGGGTGCCTCAGGAGTCACTGGACAGCTTTCCGCGGGCGTTCCGTGAGGGCATGTCCGCTCGGGCGGAGCTGATCGGTGACGTGGGGGAGAGCGGCCCGGCCCACTGGGAGGCGCCGTTCGGGACGGGCGATGTCCATATCGCGTTGAGCGCCCTGTCTTCCGATGCGGCGCAGCTGGACAGGGAGCTGGAGCGGGCCCGCGTCGCTTACGAGGACACGCCCGGTGTCCAGGTGATCTGGCAGCAGGAGGTCCATCAGCTTCCGACCGGGCGCACCACCTTCGGCTTCCGCGACGGGATCAGCCACCCGAACATCGAGGGCGTCGGACTGCCCGGCTCCAACCCGCAGGAAGTCCCCATCAAGGCCGGTGAGTTCATCCTCGGCTACGCCGACGAAACCGGCAGCCTGCCACCCATGCCCAGTCCCGATGTGCTGGGGCGCAACGGGACCTACGTGGCCGTGCGCAAGGTCCACACCAACGTGGCGGCCTGGCGCCGGTACCTGCGCGCGAACACCTCCAGCGCCGAGGAGGAGGCACTCCTGGCGGCGAAGATGGTCGGGCGCTGGCCCAGCGGGGCGCCGCTGACGCTGACGCCGGAGCACGATGACCCGGAGCTGGGGGCCGATCCGCACCGCAACAACAACTTCCTGTACCGGGAGAACGACGATCGCGGCTTCCGGTGCCCAGCCGGTGCGCACATCCGGCGCAACAACCCCCGCGATGCCACCATCATCGGCGACGCACGGATGCACCGCCTCATCCGCCGCGGTACCACCTACGGCCCACCGCTGCCCGAGGGCGTACTGGAGGACGACGGCGCCGACCGGGGACTCGTCGGAGTCTTCATCGGAGCCCACCTTGAGCGACAGTTCGAATTCATCAAGGCCGAGTGGGTCAACGACGGCAACTTCATCGGCTACCCCGGCGAGAAGGATCCGGTAGCCGGGCACCACGGCGGAACCGGCACCGCCACCATCCCGGAGAAGCCGATCCGGCGTCGCCTGAAGAACCTGCCCAGCTTCGTGGTCACCCGCGGCGGCGAGTACTGCTTCCTGCCGGGTCTGCGCGCCCTGCGCTGGCTCGCCGAGCTGAAGGACTGA
- a CDS encoding GAP family protein has protein sequence MLDPIAAPTHPLEVTMGKVLGDVLGLAAGVAISPLPIIAIILILATPRGRLNGQLFAVGWILGLAALGAVMLGIASPAGASAHNHPATWVGALKLALGVFLVLFGARQWHRRPADASQAQLPKWMDAIDRLTPVKVFGLGLALAALNAKNAPLTIAAGAAIGSAGLPVGQQIASLAIFVLIATLGLLAPLAVFLLGGERAKTTLGSWKDWAAQHNVAVMAVLFFVLGLKLLGDGISVLTS, from the coding sequence TTGCTCGACCCGATCGCCGCCCCGACCCATCCCCTGGAGGTAACCATGGGCAAAGTTCTCGGTGACGTGCTGGGTCTTGCGGCGGGCGTCGCGATCAGCCCGCTCCCGATCATCGCGATCATCCTCATTCTCGCCACGCCCCGGGGACGTCTCAACGGACAGCTGTTCGCCGTCGGCTGGATCCTGGGACTCGCGGCGCTGGGTGCGGTGATGCTGGGGATCGCTTCCCCCGCAGGAGCCTCCGCCCACAATCACCCGGCCACCTGGGTGGGAGCTCTCAAGCTCGCTCTGGGTGTGTTCCTGGTCCTCTTCGGTGCCCGGCAGTGGCACCGGCGCCCGGCGGATGCCTCACAAGCTCAGCTGCCGAAGTGGATGGACGCGATCGACCGCCTCACGCCGGTCAAGGTCTTCGGACTCGGACTGGCTCTGGCCGCGCTCAACGCCAAGAACGCCCCGCTGACCATCGCCGCGGGCGCCGCGATCGGCTCGGCCGGGCTGCCCGTCGGGCAGCAGATCGCATCGCTGGCGATCTTCGTCCTGATCGCCACCCTGGGCCTGCTTGCCCCACTGGCGGTCTTCCTGCTCGGAGGAGAGCGAGCGAAGACCACGCTCGGCAGTTGGAAGGACTGGGCAGCCCAGCACAATGTCGCCGTGATGGCGGTCCTGTTCTTCGTGCTCGGGTTGAAACTGCTCGGAGACGGCATCTCCGTCCTCACCTCCTGA
- a CDS encoding YciI family protein, with the protein MAKYMLIMRGTDESMAKMMETPFEEMLETVGRFNEELIRAGVLVAAEGLDDPSQGVVVDFSGQTPVVTDGPYGETKELFGGFYVIDVASKEEAVEWAKRLPAFPGSKCEVRRVPGIEEFPQDNEWIIKERAWRERTGQI; encoded by the coding sequence ATGGCGAAGTACATGCTGATCATGCGAGGCACGGACGAGTCCATGGCGAAGATGATGGAGACGCCTTTCGAGGAGATGCTCGAGACGGTGGGCCGGTTCAACGAGGAGCTGATCCGGGCGGGCGTGCTCGTGGCCGCCGAGGGCCTGGACGACCCGTCCCAGGGCGTGGTGGTGGACTTCAGCGGACAGACCCCGGTGGTCACCGACGGTCCGTACGGCGAGACGAAGGAGCTGTTCGGCGGCTTCTACGTGATCGACGTCGCCTCGAAGGAGGAGGCCGTCGAGTGGGCCAAGCGACTGCCGGCCTTCCCCGGCTCGAAGTGCGAGGTCCGTCGTGTGCCGGGCATCGAGGAGTTCCCGCAGGACAACGAGTGGATCATCAAGGAGCGGGCGTGGCGCGAGCGGACCGGCCAGATCTGA
- a CDS encoding RNA polymerase sigma factor gives MARADRPDLTPAAADGPPSAEAARRAVEAVWRIESARIVGALARYTGDFALAEDVAQEALAEALVTWSREGAPASPVGWLLATARRRAIDGFRRKSALDERYAMLAGQLAEGEFSSGAVAAPGRSDDLPWDPDRVDDDVLALMFTACHPVLSPEARVALTLRVVGGLSSEEIARAFLVPTATVQARITRAKKTIAAAQVPFELPPPQERAGRLGGVLSVLYVIFTEGSTATAGEDLLRPDLAYEAVRLARMLAALLPAEPQVYGLLALFELTAARFAARTGPDGEAVLLEDQDRRLWDRSAIRRGLAALGRASALGRGLGPYGLQAAIAACHATAPSVRETDWERVVLLYEALGRVAPSPVVELNRAVAVAMASGPRPALSMVDELAASGRLSGSYLLPSVRGELLVRLGRSAEARAELELAARLCRNAREQSVLLRKAAALE, from the coding sequence GTGGCGCGAGCGGACCGGCCAGATCTGACGCCCGCGGCCGCCGACGGCCCGCCGAGCGCCGAGGCGGCGCGGCGGGCCGTCGAGGCGGTCTGGCGGATCGAGTCCGCGCGGATCGTCGGTGCGCTGGCCCGCTACACCGGGGACTTCGCACTCGCCGAGGATGTCGCTCAGGAGGCGCTGGCGGAGGCACTGGTCACCTGGTCGCGCGAGGGTGCGCCGGCCAGCCCGGTGGGCTGGCTGCTGGCGACCGCGCGGCGGCGGGCCATCGACGGCTTCCGTCGCAAGTCGGCGCTCGACGAGCGGTACGCCATGCTGGCGGGCCAGCTGGCCGAGGGCGAGTTCAGCTCGGGCGCGGTGGCCGCGCCCGGCCGGTCGGACGACCTGCCGTGGGATCCCGACCGGGTCGACGACGACGTCCTCGCGCTGATGTTCACCGCCTGCCATCCGGTGCTCTCGCCCGAGGCCCGGGTGGCGCTCACGCTGCGCGTGGTGGGCGGCCTGTCCAGCGAGGAGATCGCCCGGGCGTTCCTGGTGCCCACCGCGACCGTCCAGGCCCGGATCACCCGGGCGAAGAAGACGATCGCCGCGGCGCAGGTGCCCTTCGAGCTGCCGCCGCCGCAGGAGCGGGCGGGGCGGCTCGGCGGGGTCCTGAGCGTCCTGTACGTGATCTTCACGGAGGGCTCGACGGCGACGGCCGGCGAGGACCTGCTGCGCCCCGATCTCGCGTACGAGGCCGTTCGGTTGGCCCGGATGCTGGCCGCCCTGCTGCCCGCTGAGCCGCAGGTGTACGGGCTGCTCGCGCTGTTCGAGCTCACCGCCGCGCGCTTCGCGGCACGGACCGGGCCCGACGGGGAGGCGGTGCTCCTGGAGGACCAGGACCGGCGCCTGTGGGACCGCTCGGCGATCCGTCGCGGTCTGGCGGCGCTCGGCCGGGCCTCGGCCCTCGGGCGGGGCCTTGGGCCGTACGGTCTGCAGGCCGCGATCGCCGCCTGCCACGCGACGGCGCCCTCGGTGCGGGAGACCGACTGGGAGCGTGTCGTACTCCTCTACGAGGCGCTCGGCCGCGTGGCCCCCTCACCCGTCGTCGAGCTCAACCGGGCCGTGGCCGTCGCGATGGCGAGCGGACCGCGACCAGCGCTGTCCATGGTCGACGAACTGGCCGCCTCCGGCCGCCTGTCGGGGTCGTACCTGCTCCCGAGCGTGCGCGGCGAACTGCTGGTCCGGCTCGGCCGCAGTGCCGAGGCCCGGGCCGAACTGGAGCTCGCCGCCCGGCTGTGCCGCAACGCCCGCGAGCAGTCCGTGCTGCTGCGCAAGGCGGCCGCGTTGGAGTGA
- a CDS encoding TIGR01777 family oxidoreductase: MKIVLPGGTGHVGRLLEREWTAAGHEVVILTRRSGGGREVHWDGRTLGPWAEVIDGSDLVVNLAGRSVSCRYTPANLQAMMDSRVHSAQVVGEAIAAAARPPRVWLQMSTATIYAHRFDAANDEATGLLGGAEPGIPRYWAYSVEIAKAWERAQAQADTPQTRKVALRTAMVMSPGRGGAFDLLLRLARLGLGGPVAGGAQYMSWIHGRDLVRSLDFLTAREDLSGPVNLAAPNPLPYRDFMRGVRTAWGIPLGLPATRWLAELGAFALRSDTELLLKSRRVVPGRLLEAGFDFEYTHWPEAAADLVRRTRGA; this comes from the coding sequence ATGAAGATCGTGCTGCCCGGGGGTACCGGGCACGTGGGCAGGCTCCTGGAACGCGAGTGGACCGCCGCCGGCCACGAGGTCGTCATCCTGACCAGGCGGTCGGGCGGCGGCCGGGAGGTCCACTGGGACGGCCGGACCCTCGGCCCCTGGGCCGAGGTGATCGACGGCAGCGACCTCGTGGTCAATCTCGCCGGACGGAGCGTCAGCTGCCGCTACACGCCGGCCAATCTCCAGGCCATGATGGACTCGCGCGTGCACTCCGCCCAGGTCGTGGGCGAGGCGATCGCGGCAGCCGCCCGGCCTCCCAGGGTCTGGCTCCAGATGAGCACCGCCACCATCTACGCCCACCGCTTCGACGCGGCCAACGACGAGGCCACCGGTCTGCTCGGTGGCGCCGAACCAGGCATCCCGCGGTACTGGGCCTACAGCGTGGAGATCGCCAAGGCCTGGGAGCGGGCGCAGGCGCAGGCGGACACCCCGCAGACGCGCAAGGTGGCGCTGCGCACCGCCATGGTGATGAGTCCCGGGCGAGGCGGCGCCTTCGACCTGCTGCTGCGGTTGGCACGGCTGGGGCTCGGCGGTCCGGTCGCGGGCGGCGCCCAGTACATGTCCTGGATCCACGGCCGTGACCTCGTTCGGTCCCTCGACTTCCTGACCGCCCGGGAGGACCTCAGCGGACCGGTGAACCTCGCGGCTCCCAACCCCTTGCCGTACCGCGACTTCATGCGGGGGGTCCGGACGGCATGGGGCATCCCGCTGGGTCTGCCGGCAACCCGGTGGTTGGCCGAACTCGGCGCGTTCGCTCTGCGATCGGACACCGAACTGCTGCTCAAGAGCCGCCGGGTGGTCCCCGGCCGACTGCTGGAGGCCGGCTTCGACTTCGAGTACACCCACTGGCCCGAGGCCGCCGCCGACCTGGTGCGGCGCACCCGCGGCGCGTAG
- a CDS encoding serine/threonine-protein kinase, translating to MEFGADGARRIGSYTVERELGAGGMGTVYLARSRGGRAVAVKVARPELAVDPHFRERFRAEVAAARRVGGFHTALVVDADPEAQAPWLATAYVPGPTLSGLLVAEGPMSEERLRMLGAALAEALQAIHSCGLVHRDLKPGNIIMAEDGPRVLDFGIARAVESTRLTMTGAAFGTPGFLAPEQAQGLEVSGAADVFALGAVLVAAAGGSAFGAGTPMGLMYRSVHEAPDLSAVPEGLRPVVAACLAKDPALRPAPDRLLDLFVPASAQYTPTLVDWAGQKPAAAAPVGHTPSLRAEPRSGSESESGEEDGDELVFIAADRRSSVAIDGGGVVIDSEGESVELTWAEIRTVEYAVEPKRLMVTVHRNDGTAFRCWLGSRRASRLNGWVEQLVLVLDRYLAV from the coding sequence ATGGAGTTCGGAGCGGACGGGGCCAGGCGCATCGGCAGCTACACGGTCGAACGCGAACTGGGCGCCGGTGGGATGGGAACCGTCTACCTGGCGCGCTCGCGCGGAGGCCGGGCGGTGGCCGTCAAGGTAGCGCGCCCGGAACTTGCCGTTGATCCGCACTTTCGCGAACGGTTCCGGGCCGAGGTCGCCGCGGCTCGTCGGGTCGGCGGATTCCATACGGCCCTGGTCGTGGACGCGGATCCGGAGGCGCAGGCGCCTTGGCTCGCCACGGCGTACGTGCCGGGGCCCACGCTGTCCGGACTGCTCGTGGCCGAGGGACCGATGAGCGAGGAGCGGTTGCGCATGCTGGGCGCGGCGCTTGCCGAGGCCCTGCAGGCCATCCACTCCTGCGGTCTGGTCCACCGTGACCTCAAGCCCGGCAACATCATCATGGCCGAAGACGGCCCGCGAGTCCTGGACTTCGGCATCGCACGGGCTGTTGAGTCAACCCGTCTGACCATGACCGGAGCAGCCTTCGGCACTCCCGGATTCCTTGCTCCTGAACAGGCCCAGGGCCTCGAAGTGAGCGGCGCCGCAGATGTGTTCGCGCTCGGCGCCGTGCTGGTCGCAGCGGCGGGCGGCAGCGCGTTCGGGGCAGGCACGCCGATGGGGCTGATGTACCGCTCGGTGCACGAAGCCCCGGATCTGTCCGCGGTGCCGGAAGGGCTGCGCCCGGTTGTCGCCGCTTGCCTGGCCAAGGACCCGGCCCTTCGACCCGCACCGGATCGGCTCCTGGACCTGTTCGTGCCGGCCTCGGCGCAGTACACCCCCACTCTGGTCGACTGGGCAGGGCAGAAGCCCGCCGCGGCGGCTCCGGTGGGGCACACTCCGTCCCTCCGTGCAGAGCCCCGGAGCGGGAGCGAGAGCGAGAGCGGGGAGGAGGACGGCGACGAGCTCGTGTTCATCGCCGCAGACCGCAGGAGCAGTGTCGCCATCGACGGCGGCGGGGTCGTGATCGACTCCGAAGGGGAGAGCGTCGAGCTCACCTGGGCGGAGATCAGGACCGTCGAATACGCGGTGGAGCCCAAGCGACTCATGGTGACCGTCCATCGCAATGACGGCACCGCCTTCCGCTGCTGGCTGGGCAGCCGCCGGGCTTCCCGCCTCAACGGCTGGGTCGAGCAGCTGGTCCTGGTCCTCGACCGGTATCTCGCGGTGTGA
- a CDS encoding WXG100 family type VII secretion target, with amino-acid sequence MAGGQFQVHPAALTALGGRFGTESQTLAGQVASFETTASDVGQAFGLLGACDGAASQYLQLFNSTSKALNQLTQVLDANNSRLQTSAATYQATDKAVSGNVNNVGKSV; translated from the coding sequence GTGGCAGGCGGACAATTCCAAGTACACCCGGCGGCTCTGACGGCGCTGGGCGGCAGGTTCGGCACGGAGTCGCAGACGCTGGCCGGGCAGGTGGCCTCGTTCGAGACGACCGCCAGCGACGTCGGGCAGGCGTTCGGGCTGCTCGGGGCGTGCGACGGGGCAGCATCGCAGTACCTGCAGCTCTTCAACAGCACCAGCAAGGCGCTCAACCAGCTCACCCAGGTGCTGGACGCCAACAACAGCCGACTGCAGACGAGCGCGGCCACGTACCAGGCGACCGACAAAGCGGTCTCGGGCAACGTCAACAACGTCGGCAAGAGCGTCTGA
- a CDS encoding WXG100 family type VII secretion target, with protein MSVNSWIDSKVMDVLQALGIELPGGDGDKLRTVAGAWDTMGNEISTVAQAIDTTVHSMDQGDWSGPAYNAFLSHWGDQKKAFEDIAKHFHEIAKGLRDYADQIDSINESIIDIATQIAEMEVAGAALSLFTGFISDLVANTAVAAKAAKIFDLVKVFTSAAEKVTELLKKFFDLSEEMAATIEKFLTAAAEFGGKFGKNFLKNFATNLAADYGSAVGQQALSGQPITYGTDFTNARRAATGTALFAAGGASAAEELKLSGGVANILKGDGRVGNAANGALGNIAGGLSQDLQNGSNGSTLWQDALTNAITGSVGNAANKEYADMATKEGLIGGKNRSDKAKLRDAALEQGFGTGLNAAIYSAGSGIETDAQNLAQGK; from the coding sequence ATGAGCGTCAACAGCTGGATCGACAGCAAGGTCATGGACGTCCTGCAGGCGCTGGGGATCGAACTGCCCGGCGGTGACGGCGACAAGCTGCGCACGGTGGCAGGCGCCTGGGACACCATGGGCAACGAGATCAGCACGGTGGCCCAGGCGATCGACACCACCGTCCACTCGATGGACCAGGGCGACTGGTCAGGGCCGGCGTACAACGCCTTCCTGTCGCACTGGGGCGACCAGAAGAAGGCCTTCGAGGACATCGCGAAGCACTTCCACGAGATCGCCAAGGGGCTGCGCGACTACGCCGACCAGATCGACTCGATCAACGAGTCGATCATCGACATCGCCACCCAGATCGCCGAGATGGAGGTGGCCGGCGCCGCGCTGTCGCTCTTCACCGGGTTCATCTCGGACCTGGTGGCCAACACCGCGGTGGCCGCCAAGGCCGCCAAGATCTTCGACCTGGTCAAGGTCTTCACCTCGGCGGCCGAGAAGGTCACCGAGCTGCTGAAGAAGTTCTTCGACCTGTCCGAGGAGATGGCCGCCACCATCGAGAAGTTCCTCACCGCGGCGGCCGAGTTCGGCGGCAAGTTCGGCAAGAACTTCCTGAAGAACTTCGCCACCAACCTGGCCGCCGACTACGGCAGCGCGGTGGGCCAGCAGGCGCTCAGCGGACAGCCGATCACCTACGGCACGGACTTCACCAACGCCCGCCGGGCCGCCACCGGCACCGCACTGTTCGCCGCGGGCGGGGCCTCGGCGGCCGAGGAGCTCAAGCTGAGCGGCGGGGTGGCCAACATCCTCAAGGGCGACGGCCGGGTGGGCAACGCCGCCAACGGCGCGCTGGGCAACATCGCCGGTGGTCTCAGCCAGGACCTGCAGAACGGATCGAACGGCAGCACGCTCTGGCAGGACGCACTCACCAACGCCATCACCGGCTCGGTCGGCAACGCGGCGAACAAGGAGTACGCGGACATGGCCACGAAGGAGGGGCTCATCGGCGGCAAGAACCGCAGCGACAAGGCCAAGCTCCGGGACGCCGCCTTGGAGCAGGGCTTCGGCACCGGTCTGAATGCCGCCATATACTCTGCCGGCTCGGGCATCGAGACCGATGCCCAGAACCTGGCCCAGGGAAAGTAG
- a CDS encoding TetR/AcrR family transcriptional regulator produces the protein MNEQAGLRARKKERTRQAISEAAISLFLEVGYDQVSVADVAAAAEVSKPTLFRYFPSKEDLVLHRIADHQGEWARVVRERASGESPLDALHRHFLAGLHGRDPVTGLNDHPAVLAFLGLVYSTAALRARLVRFSAQDQEALAEALGEAVATQSPDLAPRLAAGQLVAVHQVLAHENWRKIAAGRTADEVLGEAVGDADRAFHLLGAGLGGQYG, from the coding sequence ATGAACGAGCAGGCAGGACTGCGGGCGCGCAAGAAGGAGCGGACGCGCCAGGCCATCTCGGAGGCCGCGATCTCGCTCTTCCTGGAGGTCGGATACGACCAGGTCTCGGTGGCCGACGTCGCCGCGGCGGCCGAGGTGTCCAAGCCGACGCTCTTCCGGTACTTCCCCTCCAAGGAGGACCTGGTACTGCACCGGATCGCCGACCACCAGGGCGAATGGGCTCGCGTCGTGCGCGAGCGCGCCTCGGGTGAGTCGCCGTTGGACGCGCTGCACCGCCACTTCCTTGCCGGGCTGCACGGGCGCGACCCCGTCACCGGCCTCAACGATCACCCGGCGGTGCTGGCGTTCCTCGGCCTCGTGTACTCCACTGCGGCCTTGCGGGCACGCCTGGTCCGGTTCAGCGCCCAGGACCAGGAAGCCCTCGCCGAGGCCCTGGGCGAGGCGGTCGCCACGCAGTCGCCCGACCTGGCCCCGCGCCTGGCTGCCGGCCAACTCGTCGCGGTCCACCAGGTGTTGGCTCACGAGAACTGGCGGAAGATCGCCGCCGGGCGCACCGCGGACGAGGTCCTCGGCGAGGCCGTCGGCGATGCCGACCGCGCATTTCACCTGCTCGGCGCGGGTCTTGGCGGTCAGTACGGGTAA